Proteins from one Streptomyces sp. NBC_00390 genomic window:
- a CDS encoding potassium channel family protein, translating to MKALIAGAGRLGTQIAQVLAAARNDVTLVDIDEDRIAELEGRLPVRLVAGDACEPSFLEHAGAHTADLIIAATGNDEDNLVISLLAKRQFAVPRVAARVNDAENTWLFDQNWGVDTAVPAATPLISLIEEATGATDTVALLRLSKAGVDVIETAITPQSRAAGRALGEITLPAGTVIATIIREGQPTVPTPEMRLQPGDELLIVSHAATEQEIHAAFQ from the coding sequence ATGAAGGCCCTCATCGCCGGCGCCGGGCGCCTGGGCACCCAGATCGCCCAGGTCCTCGCCGCCGCCCGCAACGACGTCACCCTCGTCGACATCGACGAGGACCGCATCGCCGAGCTCGAAGGCCGCCTTCCCGTACGCCTCGTCGCCGGGGACGCCTGCGAACCCAGCTTCCTCGAACACGCGGGCGCACACACCGCCGACCTCATCATCGCCGCCACCGGCAACGACGAGGACAACCTCGTCATCAGCCTCCTCGCCAAGCGGCAGTTCGCCGTCCCCCGCGTCGCGGCACGCGTCAACGACGCGGAGAACACCTGGCTCTTCGACCAGAACTGGGGCGTCGACACCGCAGTCCCCGCCGCCACGCCCCTCATCTCCCTCATCGAGGAAGCCACCGGCGCCACGGACACCGTGGCCCTCCTGCGCCTGAGCAAAGCGGGCGTCGACGTGATCGAAACCGCCATCACACCGCAGTCCCGCGCCGCAGGCCGCGCACTCGGCGAGATCACCCTCCCCGCAGGCACCGTCATCGCCACCATCATCCGCGAAGGCCAACCCACCGTCCCCACCCCCGAGATGCGGCTCCAGCCCGGCGACGAACTCCTCATCGTCTCCCACGCCGCCACCGAACAGGAGATCCATGCCGCCTTCCAGTGA
- a CDS encoding potassium channel family protein codes for MRVIIAGCGRAGSTLAVQLGTEGHDVRLIDRLPKTRKLLPAGFPGQFHEGNAYSRAVLEAAGIEHADAFVAVTSGDNSNIVSARTAKETYRVPIVLARIYDPRRADIYRELGIPTIASVHWTVHQIQQMLLHRHLTPELTFGNGETLLIRSELPAYLTGRRLTQFDVDGEIRVVEVTRAGRSLVPAHSTPAEPGDLVTFAVAATALGRLRGFLDKELGT; via the coding sequence ATGAGAGTGATCATCGCGGGCTGCGGGCGGGCGGGCTCCACACTCGCAGTCCAGCTCGGAACCGAAGGCCACGACGTACGGCTCATCGACCGCCTGCCCAAGACCCGCAAGCTACTGCCGGCCGGCTTCCCCGGCCAGTTCCACGAAGGCAACGCGTACAGCCGCGCGGTGCTCGAGGCCGCCGGAATCGAACACGCAGACGCATTCGTTGCCGTGACCTCGGGCGACAACAGCAATATCGTCAGCGCACGGACGGCCAAGGAGACCTACCGTGTCCCCATCGTCCTCGCCCGCATCTACGACCCCCGCCGCGCAGACATCTACCGCGAACTCGGCATCCCCACCATCGCCAGCGTCCACTGGACGGTGCACCAGATCCAGCAGATGCTGCTGCACCGCCACCTCACGCCCGAACTCACCTTCGGCAACGGAGAAACCCTCCTGATCCGCTCCGAGCTGCCCGCCTACCTCACCGGCCGGCGACTGACCCAGTTCGACGTCGACGGCGAGATCCGTGTGGTGGAGGTCACCCGCGCCGGGCGCTCTCTCGTGCCCGCCCACAGCACCCCCGCCGAACCCGGCGACCTGGTCACCTTCGCCGTCGCCGCCACCGCACTCGGCCGCCTGCGCGGATTCCTGGACAAGGAGCTGGGGACATGA
- a CDS encoding cation-translocating P-type ATPase has translation MGTRTHSLTSGDGGRGPVPSGAHGPAAQSLATRDVFAALDTSPRGLTAAEVAARRDRFGSNELPHAGRRGLWRDLVGQFADLFAVVLLVASAITFLAYWLQEPPDQGTLQLAVAILAVVVLNAAIGFAQEYSAERTAESLQAMVPHTCRVLRDGQRQELPARDLVPGDVVVLEAGDAVSADCRLVEAHEVSVNNAALTGESDAVRLTGEPVAGGPVLQARNCVFMGTDVVAGSAKAVVFATGAATEFGRIFRLAAAAPRQKTPLQRQVASMARRVAGAALAIGAALFAVRVPTGQPLVETFVFALGVMVALVPEGLPATLSVSLAIGVRRMARRHALIKQLLAVEALGSTTVVCTDKTGTLTQAEMTVVQVWAGGVPHAVSGVGYAPAGEVADPGPVRELLRAAGLCSNARLVPPPPDAGKYPQSDREGWRVLGDTTEGALLVAATKAGLDMAAEEAATPRVTEYPFDSARKLMSTVHKTPDKYGAYVKGAPQELLARCTAVDWRGERRPLTDELRAAVTAASDHLAAQGLRVLAAASRALADAHPVQDDVESKLTLLGMVGMLDPPRPEVSAAVDACRRAGIRIVMVTGDHPLTAEAVARRVGIVRQPTPAVVTGTRLDALDDDGLDALLCDSGELLLCRVSPEHKMRVVTALQRRGEVVAVTGDGANDAPALKHADIGVAMGASGTDVAREAAVMVLLDDSFASITTAVRLGRSVYLNIRKFLIYLFSHNIAELVPILAATFAGFPLVPITAVQILAIDLGSDVLPALALGAEPPEPDVMDRPPRSRRERLFSRAVMGRILFLGGIQALGVTVVFFWHIHASGIPYSDFTEDDTVYREAITMVQAGIVVSQFFNALAVRTDRQSVFRIGLLSNPWLIAAGCFGITLMAAISYLPPLQAIFNTAPLDAADWAVLAGFGALLLAAEETRKWWLRRHLGLPSTKGGTA, from the coding sequence ATGGGTACCAGAACCCACTCACTGACGTCCGGTGACGGGGGCCGCGGGCCGGTCCCGAGCGGGGCTCATGGGCCCGCAGCACAGAGCCTGGCAACCCGAGACGTCTTCGCCGCCCTGGACACCTCACCGCGAGGATTGACGGCAGCGGAAGTGGCGGCGCGACGGGACCGGTTCGGGTCCAACGAGCTGCCCCACGCGGGGCGGAGGGGGCTGTGGCGAGACCTCGTCGGACAGTTCGCCGACCTCTTCGCCGTGGTGCTGCTCGTCGCGTCGGCGATCACGTTCCTGGCGTACTGGCTTCAGGAGCCGCCCGACCAGGGCACCTTGCAGCTGGCCGTGGCGATTCTGGCCGTGGTGGTGCTGAACGCGGCCATCGGCTTCGCACAGGAGTACTCGGCCGAGCGGACCGCGGAGTCGCTGCAGGCGATGGTGCCGCATACCTGCCGGGTGCTGCGCGACGGGCAGCGGCAAGAGCTGCCCGCGCGTGACCTGGTGCCCGGAGACGTCGTCGTCCTGGAAGCCGGGGACGCGGTGTCGGCGGACTGCCGACTGGTCGAGGCGCACGAGGTCTCGGTGAACAACGCGGCCCTGACAGGGGAAAGCGACGCCGTCAGGCTGACCGGAGAACCGGTGGCCGGCGGCCCGGTGCTTCAGGCCCGCAACTGCGTCTTCATGGGCACCGATGTCGTCGCGGGCTCCGCGAAGGCCGTGGTGTTCGCCACCGGGGCGGCAACGGAGTTCGGACGCATCTTCCGGCTCGCCGCAGCAGCGCCGCGGCAGAAGACCCCGTTGCAGCGCCAGGTCGCCTCGATGGCCCGCCGCGTGGCGGGAGCGGCGCTGGCGATCGGGGCGGCCCTGTTCGCGGTGCGCGTGCCCACCGGGCAGCCGCTCGTGGAGACCTTCGTGTTCGCGCTCGGAGTGATGGTCGCGCTCGTACCCGAAGGGCTGCCCGCAACGCTGTCGGTGTCGCTGGCGATCGGCGTTCGGCGCATGGCCCGTCGGCACGCGCTGATCAAGCAGCTGCTGGCGGTGGAGGCACTGGGGTCCACCACCGTGGTGTGCACGGACAAGACCGGGACACTCACCCAGGCCGAGATGACCGTCGTCCAGGTGTGGGCCGGCGGCGTGCCCCATGCCGTGTCCGGGGTGGGGTACGCGCCGGCCGGCGAAGTGGCCGATCCCGGGCCGGTGCGCGAACTGCTCCGGGCGGCGGGGCTGTGCTCCAACGCCCGGCTGGTCCCTCCCCCACCTGACGCTGGGAAGTACCCCCAGTCGGACCGCGAGGGCTGGCGGGTGCTCGGTGACACCACTGAGGGGGCATTGCTCGTCGCCGCCACCAAGGCCGGTCTGGACATGGCCGCCGAGGAAGCCGCCACGCCCCGTGTGACGGAGTACCCGTTCGACTCGGCCCGCAAGCTGATGAGCACCGTGCACAAGACCCCCGACAAGTACGGCGCCTACGTCAAAGGCGCGCCTCAGGAGCTTCTCGCCCGCTGCACCGCCGTCGACTGGAGAGGTGAGCGGCGGCCGCTCACCGATGAGCTTCGCGCGGCGGTGACCGCCGCCAGTGACCATCTGGCCGCCCAAGGGCTGCGCGTGCTGGCGGCGGCATCACGGGCCCTGGCCGACGCCCACCCCGTCCAGGACGACGTCGAATCGAAGCTCACACTTCTGGGCATGGTCGGCATGCTCGACCCGCCACGGCCGGAAGTGAGCGCCGCCGTCGACGCCTGCCGTCGGGCCGGGATCCGCATCGTCATGGTCACCGGGGACCACCCGCTGACTGCGGAGGCGGTCGCCCGGCGCGTCGGGATCGTGCGGCAGCCCACGCCCGCTGTCGTCACCGGCACCCGGCTGGACGCGCTCGACGACGACGGCCTGGATGCCCTGCTCTGCGACTCGGGCGAGCTGCTGCTGTGCCGTGTCAGCCCCGAACACAAGATGCGGGTGGTCACCGCTCTGCAGCGGCGCGGCGAGGTCGTCGCGGTCACCGGCGACGGCGCCAACGACGCCCCGGCCCTCAAGCACGCGGACATCGGCGTCGCAATGGGCGCCTCCGGCACCGACGTCGCCCGGGAAGCCGCGGTCATGGTGCTGCTGGACGACTCGTTCGCCTCCATCACCACGGCGGTGAGACTTGGCCGGTCGGTCTACTTGAACATCCGCAAGTTCCTTATCTACCTCTTCAGCCACAACATCGCCGAGCTCGTTCCCATCCTCGCCGCGACCTTCGCCGGGTTTCCCCTGGTGCCGATCACCGCCGTCCAGATCCTCGCGATCGACCTCGGCTCCGATGTTCTGCCCGCTCTGGCGCTCGGCGCCGAGCCACCAGAACCTGATGTCATGGACCGGCCGCCGCGCTCCCGACGTGAACGGCTTTTCTCAAGGGCCGTGATGGGACGCATCCTGTTCCTGGGCGGCATCCAGGCCCTCGGCGTGACCGTCGTGTTCTTCTGGCACATCCACGCCTCCGGAATCCCGTACTCCGACTTCACCGAGGACGACACCGTCTACCGGGAGGCGATCACCATGGTCCAGGCCGGGATCGTGGTCAGCCAGTTCTTCAACGCGCTCGCGGTACGCACCGACCGGCAGAGCGTGTTCCGGATCGGGCTGCTGTCCAACCCGTGGCTGATCGCCGCGGGCTGCTTCGGCATCACCCTGATGGCAGCCATCAGCTACCTGCCCCCGCTGCAGGCCATCTTCAACACCGCGCCGCTGGACGCCGCCGACTGGGCTGTCCTCGCCGGCTTCGGAGCACTACTGCTGGCCGCCGAAGAGACCCGCAAGTGGTGGTTGCGCCGACACCTGGGGCTGCCGAGCACGAAGGGAGGAACGGCATGA
- a CDS encoding site-2 protease family protein, with product MRATFPLGRIAGVRIGVHWSVLLVFAIIALGLAQGRLPETHPGHAPVVYWLTGLATAVVFFASLLAHELAHAVVARRNGVEVDDIVLWLLGGAARLKSEASSPAAEVRIAGVGPLVSLVLGGLFAAGAWLLARVSAPGLAVEGMVWLAGINLLLAVFNAVPAAPLDGGRLLRAFLWWRTGDRLRATAGAATAGRIFGWFLAVLGLLLLMRTGSFGGLWLAVIGWFLIAAATLEGRQAALRATLAGVPVRQAMTPDPVSVPAGLPVDRFLADPLYRFRHSAFPVTGDGGAPVGLVTLDAARAVQGERQSVVTVGDVMLPLSQVAVARPDDALTDLLPRMQPGAAHRVLVLDGTRLVGILSASDISRTVAWLMHSGPGESGHARW from the coding sequence GTGCGCGCGACGTTTCCGCTGGGACGCATTGCCGGCGTCCGGATCGGAGTGCACTGGAGCGTGCTCCTCGTCTTCGCCATCATCGCGCTCGGTCTCGCACAGGGCCGGCTGCCGGAGACGCACCCCGGACACGCCCCGGTCGTGTACTGGCTGACCGGGCTGGCAACGGCCGTGGTCTTTTTCGCCTCATTGCTCGCCCACGAACTCGCCCACGCCGTTGTGGCTCGCCGCAACGGCGTCGAAGTCGACGACATCGTGCTGTGGCTTCTCGGCGGAGCGGCCCGGCTCAAGTCGGAGGCGTCCAGCCCTGCCGCCGAGGTGCGCATCGCGGGTGTCGGCCCCCTCGTGAGCCTCGTGCTCGGCGGCCTCTTCGCGGCAGGGGCGTGGCTGCTCGCCCGGGTATCCGCGCCAGGTCTTGCCGTGGAGGGCATGGTGTGGCTGGCCGGCATCAATTTGCTGCTCGCCGTGTTCAACGCCGTTCCCGCAGCGCCGCTCGACGGAGGGCGGCTGCTGCGGGCCTTCCTGTGGTGGCGGACGGGGGACCGGCTGCGGGCGACGGCGGGGGCGGCGACGGCGGGTCGGATCTTCGGCTGGTTCCTTGCGGTGCTGGGACTGCTTCTCCTGATGAGGACGGGTTCCTTCGGCGGGCTGTGGCTGGCCGTGATCGGCTGGTTCCTCATCGCGGCGGCCACCTTGGAGGGGAGGCAGGCAGCGCTGCGCGCCACCCTCGCCGGCGTCCCGGTGCGTCAGGCCATGACCCCGGATCCGGTCTCGGTACCGGCCGGTCTCCCCGTCGACAGGTTCCTGGCCGACCCGCTGTACCGGTTCAGGCATTCGGCGTTTCCGGTGACCGGGGACGGCGGAGCCCCGGTCGGCCTGGTGACACTGGACGCTGCCAGAGCGGTGCAGGGGGAGCGGCAGAGCGTCGTGACGGTGGGCGACGTGATGCTGCCCCTGTCCCAGGTCGCCGTGGCACGGCCGGACGATGCGCTCACGGATCTTCTGCCACGCATGCAGCCGGGTGCCGCGCACCGAGTTCTGGTGCTGGATGGCACCCGGCTCGTCGGCATCCTCTCCGCGTCGGACATCAGCCGCACCGTGGCGTGGCTGATGCATTCCGGCCCTGGGGAAAGCGGTCACGCGCGCTGGTGA
- a CDS encoding MBL fold metallo-hydrolase, translated as MEETAANNTTARRDRRSRPALLTFLGGVGTVTGSKFLVESDHARVLVDCGLFQGLADLRRRNWRPLPCDAGDIHAVVVTHAHLDHCGYLPRLVRHGFRGPILTSAYTARLAEIVLWDSARLQMEQAQHANERGWSKHRPAKPLYDDDDVDTTLKYFDPVPIDTEIEIMAGTRLTLRGAGHILGSAWAHLTLEDGHTLAVSGDLGRPGHPLLRPAEPFSGADMLLMESTYGNRRHDDEAGRAGFTAVLTRALNRGGTVIISAFALDRTEVVLHELAGLRRAGVLPASVPVYVDSPMALAALDVYRDAIRAQARELRPDVAAHGTAVLSPEPFLATRTVQESIEINHAQGPAVIVSAAGMATGGRVLHHLRRLLPDSRNAVVIVGFAAEGTRARDLVDGARTLKMFGEYVPVRAEIANVPHFSAHADADQLLDWLRGAPAPHTTYLVHGEPDAAATLRGRIDRELGWTAVVPRSGEAVLVR; from the coding sequence ATGGAGGAAACGGCTGCGAACAACACCACAGCACGCCGCGACCGGCGGTCCAGACCGGCGCTCCTGACCTTCCTCGGCGGCGTGGGCACCGTCACCGGAAGCAAGTTCCTCGTCGAGAGCGACCACGCCCGCGTCCTCGTCGACTGCGGGCTCTTCCAGGGCCTTGCCGACCTGCGGCGCCGCAACTGGCGACCGCTGCCCTGCGACGCCGGGGACATCCACGCCGTGGTCGTCACCCACGCCCATCTCGACCACTGCGGTTACCTGCCCCGGCTCGTCCGCCATGGCTTCCGCGGCCCGATCCTGACCAGTGCGTACACGGCCCGGCTCGCGGAGATCGTGCTGTGGGACAGCGCGCGCCTCCAGATGGAGCAGGCCCAGCACGCCAATGAACGGGGCTGGTCCAAGCACCGGCCCGCCAAGCCGCTGTACGACGACGATGACGTCGACACCACGCTGAAGTACTTCGACCCGGTGCCGATCGACACCGAGATCGAGATCATGGCCGGGACCCGGCTGACACTGCGCGGTGCCGGCCACATCCTCGGATCGGCCTGGGCCCACCTCACCCTGGAGGACGGGCACACCCTGGCCGTCAGCGGCGACCTCGGCCGCCCCGGGCACCCGCTGCTCCGCCCGGCCGAGCCCTTCTCCGGCGCGGACATGCTGCTCATGGAATCGACGTACGGCAACCGCCGGCACGACGACGAAGCGGGACGCGCCGGTTTCACCGCCGTACTGACCCGTGCGCTCAACCGCGGCGGCACTGTGATCATCTCCGCCTTCGCCCTCGACCGCACCGAGGTCGTCCTCCACGAGCTCGCCGGACTGCGCCGGGCGGGAGTTCTGCCCGCGTCGGTGCCCGTGTACGTGGACAGCCCCATGGCCTTGGCCGCCCTGGACGTCTATCGTGACGCGATCCGGGCGCAGGCACGAGAGCTGCGTCCCGATGTCGCCGCGCACGGCACGGCCGTCCTCAGCCCCGAACCCTTCCTCGCCACCCGCACGGTCCAGGAGTCCATCGAGATCAACCACGCCCAGGGTCCGGCCGTGATCGTCTCCGCGGCCGGCATGGCGACCGGCGGACGCGTGCTGCACCATCTGCGGCGTCTGCTGCCCGATTCCCGCAACGCCGTGGTGATCGTGGGATTCGCTGCCGAGGGCACACGGGCCCGGGATCTGGTGGACGGCGCACGCACGCTCAAGATGTTCGGCGAGTACGTGCCCGTGCGCGCCGAGATCGCGAACGTCCCGCACTTCTCGGCGCACGCCGACGCCGACCAGCTCCTCGACTGGCTTCGCGGGGCTCCCGCACCGCACACGACGTACCTGGTGCACGGCGAGCCTGACGCCGCCGCAACGCTGCGCGGGCGCATTGACCGGGAGCTGGGCTGGACCGCGGTCGTACCCCGCTCCGGTGAGGCGGTCCTCGTCCGCTGA
- a CDS encoding universal stress protein, with translation MTRHLTAGVDGSPQSRWAAAWAADEAALRSLPLRLVYAEDWPASITMPVTGPEKQQRWSDDMLTEVANDLRKRQPGLEITTRRLSARPPAALSVEAGEADLLVLGSRGLSRITGFLIGSVGMPTISATERPVVLVRAATRAEDVPPPARTGPYRDLVVGVDVHQPCDALLAFAFDEAARRDCTLRAVYGWSLPLVVAQDPLLDHGVRREAAAEVDRALADLLMPWRQKFPSVDVVEQALVGSAGEQLIHCATDADLVVVGRHIRKSPLGAHIGPITHAVTHHSPAPVAIVAHS, from the coding sequence ATGACCCGTCATCTGACCGCCGGCGTGGACGGCTCGCCCCAAAGCCGCTGGGCGGCGGCGTGGGCCGCGGACGAAGCCGCGCTGCGCAGCCTGCCGCTGCGCCTCGTCTACGCCGAGGACTGGCCCGCATCGATCACCATGCCGGTGACCGGCCCCGAGAAGCAGCAGCGTTGGTCCGACGACATGCTGACCGAGGTCGCGAACGACCTGCGGAAGCGCCAACCCGGGCTGGAGATCACCACCCGGAGGCTCTCCGCACGGCCCCCGGCGGCCCTGTCCGTCGAGGCGGGCGAGGCGGACCTGTTGGTGCTCGGTTCGCGTGGGCTCAGCCGCATCACGGGGTTCCTCATCGGCTCGGTCGGCATGCCCACGATCAGCGCCACCGAGCGGCCGGTCGTTCTCGTACGAGCGGCCACGCGGGCGGAGGACGTGCCGCCGCCCGCCCGTACCGGCCCCTACCGCGACCTGGTCGTCGGTGTGGACGTCCACCAGCCCTGCGACGCGCTCCTGGCCTTCGCCTTCGACGAAGCCGCACGGCGCGACTGCACGCTGCGCGCCGTGTACGGCTGGTCGCTCCCCCTGGTCGTCGCCCAGGATCCCCTGCTCGATCATGGAGTCCGCCGGGAGGCAGCCGCGGAAGTCGACCGCGCGCTCGCCGACCTGCTGATGCCCTGGCGGCAGAAGTTCCCGTCGGTGGACGTCGTCGAGCAGGCCCTTGTGGGCTCTGCTGGAGAACAGCTGATCCACTGCGCCACCGACGCAGATCTCGTGGTCGTCGGCCGGCACATCCGCAAGTCCCCTCTGGGAGCTCACATCGGCCCGATCACCCACGCGGTGACCCACCACTCGCCGGCGCCCGTCGCCATCGTCGCCCACTCCTGA
- a CDS encoding Hsp20/alpha crystallin family protein, whose protein sequence is MAVLARKQKFPFPDLPDWFEAFPARFTMPAMADLYTMRLEEYTEGSRYIVRAELPGIDVKDLDVTVEDGVLTIKAERTERDVDKHRSEIRYGSITRSLTLPKSTDENDVRAEYADGMLTVSVGLGEEKPEPKHIEITHTT, encoded by the coding sequence ATGGCTGTACTCGCACGCAAGCAGAAATTCCCGTTTCCCGACCTGCCCGACTGGTTCGAGGCTTTCCCCGCTCGATTCACCATGCCGGCCATGGCGGACCTGTACACGATGAGGCTCGAGGAATACACCGAGGGAAGCCGGTACATCGTCCGTGCCGAACTCCCCGGCATCGACGTCAAGGATCTCGACGTAACCGTCGAGGACGGCGTCCTCACCATCAAGGCCGAGCGCACCGAGCGCGACGTCGACAAGCACCGCAGCGAGATCCGCTACGGATCGATCACCCGCAGTCTCACCCTGCCCAAGAGCACGGACGAGAACGACGTCCGCGCCGAGTACGCCGACGGCATGCTCACCGTCAGCGTCGGCCTCGGCGAAGAGAAGCCGGAACCGAAGCACATCGAAATCACGCACACCACATGA
- a CDS encoding universal stress protein, producing MAPTRVLPIVFGVDAVNRNAALDWAIDEAARRGVPLQLVHAVLPVTHHVRGVEETAHHKALRQLGDEALDKAMARSHERQPDLEVTTFITDANPAQALVRQSAHAGLVVLGSRRLGRLAEVLSAASTAVPVSANAACPVVVVPDTERTVEEPPYLVVGVDGSPSADAALDHALEAAASRGASVRAVWAWQRPLLGFLDEQAALESCHRQLHEATAGRSAAYRDVPLSHTVLRGHPVEALAKAAEHALAVVVGRRGREGFTGMWLGSVPHGLLHRAVCPVATVPPSAYEDR from the coding sequence ATGGCACCTACCCGTGTACTCCCGATCGTCTTCGGCGTCGACGCCGTAAACCGGAATGCCGCCCTGGACTGGGCGATCGACGAGGCCGCCCGCCGCGGGGTGCCACTGCAGTTGGTCCACGCGGTGCTGCCGGTGACCCATCACGTGCGCGGCGTCGAGGAGACCGCCCATCACAAGGCCTTGCGGCAGCTGGGTGACGAGGCACTCGACAAGGCCATGGCTCGCTCCCATGAACGGCAGCCTGATCTTGAGGTGACGACGTTCATCACGGACGCCAATCCGGCGCAGGCGCTGGTGCGACAGTCCGCGCACGCGGGGCTGGTGGTTCTCGGCTCGCGTCGGCTGGGCCGGCTGGCGGAGGTGCTCAGCGCCGCCTCAACGGCCGTACCGGTGAGTGCGAACGCCGCCTGTCCGGTGGTCGTGGTGCCGGACACCGAGCGCACGGTGGAGGAGCCGCCGTACCTCGTGGTCGGGGTGGACGGGAGCCCGTCGGCCGACGCTGCCCTGGACCATGCCCTGGAAGCCGCCGCCTCGCGCGGTGCCTCGGTACGCGCGGTGTGGGCGTGGCAACGCCCGCTGCTGGGATTCCTCGACGAGCAGGCCGCGCTCGAGTCGTGCCACCGGCAGCTGCACGAAGCAACCGCGGGGCGATCCGCTGCCTACCGGGACGTGCCGCTGAGCCATACGGTGCTGCGGGGGCACCCGGTCGAGGCGCTGGCGAAGGCCGCCGAGCATGCCCTCGCCGTGGTCGTCGGCCGCCGTGGCCGGGAGGGCTTCACCGGCATGTGGCTCGGCTCCGTTCCGCACGGTCTGCTGCACAGGGCCGTCTGCCCGGTGGCCACCGTGCCCCCATCGGCCTACGAGGACCGCTGA
- a CDS encoding CBS domain-containing protein: protein MTERENFAAGAEARRAVPGKGLRADEPRREELLLRYLGAVASVSAKQVAAPRPTASGTAPAELARKASAHAAGAEPPPLLVREVMDVPGASVRGDVPFVDVARHLTREHVGCLPVVDAERHVLGVVSESDLLAKAAVEASEHRPSALGRLRERRLHDKARGETAETLMTTPAVTVYPGQTVAEAAWLVSLSRLKRLAVTDHDGRLLGVVHRNALLNALIRDDAEIREEIESRILAEHFPAAAPSAVEVTVRNGVVDLSGHMAEADVPRRLAQIKALDDVTAVIDHLSGA from the coding sequence GTGACTGAGCGCGAGAACTTCGCGGCAGGAGCCGAAGCCCGCCGCGCGGTACCGGGCAAGGGGCTGAGGGCTGACGAGCCCCGGCGCGAGGAACTGCTGCTGCGCTACCTCGGCGCGGTAGCCTCGGTTTCCGCGAAACAGGTTGCGGCGCCGCGCCCCACGGCCTCAGGGACGGCGCCCGCCGAGCTGGCGCGCAAGGCCTCGGCACACGCAGCCGGCGCTGAACCCCCGCCCCTGCTGGTCCGTGAGGTCATGGACGTACCGGGCGCATCGGTGCGCGGAGACGTGCCGTTCGTGGACGTGGCCCGGCACCTGACCCGTGAACACGTCGGGTGCCTTCCGGTGGTCGACGCCGAGCGACATGTGCTGGGTGTGGTGTCGGAGTCCGATCTGCTGGCCAAAGCCGCCGTCGAGGCGTCGGAGCACCGTCCGAGCGCGCTCGGACGGTTGAGGGAACGGCGGCTGCACGACAAGGCACGCGGCGAGACCGCCGAGACGCTGATGACCACGCCGGCCGTCACTGTGTACCCCGGCCAAACGGTCGCCGAAGCGGCCTGGTTGGTGTCCCTGTCCCGTCTCAAGCGTTTGGCGGTGACGGACCACGACGGGCGCCTCCTCGGTGTAGTGCACAGGAACGCCCTGCTCAACGCCCTGATACGTGATGACGCCGAAATCCGAGAGGAGATCGAGTCCAGGATCCTCGCCGAACACTTCCCGGCCGCCGCCCCGAGCGCCGTGGAGGTCACCGTACGAAACGGCGTGGTCGACCTCAGTGGCCACATGGCGGAGGCCGATGTGCCACGGCGCCTTGCGCAGATCAAGGCTCTCGACGACGTGACCGCAGTGATCGACCACCTGAGCGGTGCGTGA
- a CDS encoding OsmC family protein, giving the protein MSEKQSVTQAETVHTGCGRTISVSRFVSEGLPAEMGRVVLDTVREPYDSSEVWASLTPEEARRIAGLLLFQAEAVDPPPAGRAGHAEVTPISGDAYEVTMRGHVLTVDQPVPDGGHDTAPTPVELFVAAVTSCVAHYAGRFLDRHGIARKGLRVACDYTMASEPPPRVASLNICVDVPELPPSRAAAMQAVISHCTVKNTLEAPPEITITLSGHRDPESAARESGVGLTR; this is encoded by the coding sequence GTGTCCGAGAAGCAGTCGGTTACGCAGGCGGAAACAGTGCACACAGGCTGTGGCCGAACGATCAGCGTCTCCAGGTTCGTGTCCGAGGGGCTCCCTGCCGAGATGGGGCGCGTGGTCCTCGATACCGTGCGCGAGCCGTATGACAGCAGTGAGGTCTGGGCTTCCCTGACGCCTGAAGAGGCCAGACGGATAGCCGGACTTCTGCTGTTCCAGGCCGAAGCGGTCGATCCCCCGCCAGCGGGCAGGGCGGGACACGCGGAGGTCACCCCGATCTCCGGCGATGCCTATGAAGTCACGATGCGAGGCCACGTACTGACGGTTGACCAGCCTGTCCCGGACGGTGGTCATGACACGGCGCCGACGCCGGTGGAACTGTTCGTGGCGGCTGTGACGTCGTGCGTCGCGCACTACGCCGGGCGGTTCCTCGACCGCCACGGCATTGCGCGCAAGGGGCTCCGTGTCGCCTGCGACTACACGATGGCTTCAGAACCCCCGCCGCGCGTCGCTTCGCTGAACATCTGTGTCGACGTCCCCGAGTTGCCACCGTCCCGTGCCGCGGCCATGCAAGCGGTGATCTCACACTGCACCGTCAAGAACACGCTCGAGGCCCCGCCCGAGATCACCATCACGCTGAGCGGGCACCGGGACCCCGAGTCTGCCGCACGGGAGTCGGGGGTCGGCCTCACGCGGTGA